A single window of Leeuwenhoekiella sp. MAR_2009_132 DNA harbors:
- a CDS encoding rhamnogalacturonan acetylesterase, translated as MKIVKLTCLLIATIFFVQCDTANAQKPTVYCVGDSTVKNGQGKGDGGLWGWGDFIGQYLDTTQVRVENHALGGTSSRTFQSKGLWQPVLDSLQPGDYVLIQFGHNDNGALNDDSRARGTIKGIGQETEEIDNMLTGEHEVVHSYGWYIRKVVTEAKSKGAIPVIMAPIPRNDWENGKVPRNSDSYGGWAQQIAEEEGVTFINLNDKMASEMEVRGEEQVTGHLFYKRDHTHTSAKGAVLAASLIAEGLAESDNSLKNYLLENPEISLPRKRNLFLIGDSTVADNGQPTKTGWGVYLQQHVDTTRMTIYNKARGGRSSRTFRYEGLWDAVKEQLQPGDFVLMQFGHNDGGNIDKAKYRGSIKGMGDETQEVQRDSSGIETVHSYGWYMKQYIKETKEAGATPIVLSMIPRNDWSDGKVDRAVTSYGGWAKEAAAQAGGYFLDLNEAVALKYEELGKDSVDAFFPDDHTHTNIAGAQLNARIVAQLIEGLRQSDLRDYIYIQEEK; from the coding sequence ATGAAAATAGTAAAACTAACTTGCTTGCTTATTGCGACGATTTTTTTTGTGCAATGTGATACGGCTAATGCACAAAAGCCTACGGTATATTGCGTGGGCGATTCTACTGTTAAAAACGGACAGGGAAAAGGGGATGGCGGACTCTGGGGCTGGGGAGATTTTATTGGGCAGTATTTAGACACTACACAAGTGCGTGTAGAAAACCACGCACTAGGCGGAACGAGCAGCCGAACCTTTCAATCTAAAGGATTGTGGCAGCCGGTTTTAGACAGTTTGCAACCGGGAGATTATGTGTTGATTCAGTTTGGGCATAACGATAATGGGGCGCTAAATGACGATTCACGCGCTCGTGGAACTATAAAAGGCATCGGTCAGGAAACCGAAGAAATAGACAATATGCTTACCGGCGAGCACGAAGTGGTGCACAGCTACGGCTGGTACATTCGTAAAGTGGTAACCGAAGCAAAGTCTAAAGGCGCAATCCCGGTAATTATGGCGCCCATACCGCGCAACGATTGGGAAAATGGAAAAGTACCGCGCAATTCAGATTCGTACGGCGGCTGGGCACAACAAATCGCTGAAGAAGAAGGTGTAACCTTTATCAATCTCAATGATAAAATGGCTTCAGAAATGGAAGTCAGAGGAGAAGAGCAGGTTACAGGTCATCTGTTTTACAAACGCGATCATACCCATACTTCGGCAAAAGGAGCGGTGCTTGCCGCTTCGTTAATTGCTGAAGGTTTGGCTGAAAGCGATAATTCGTTAAAAAACTACCTGCTTGAAAATCCTGAGATTAGCCTTCCGCGAAAGCGAAATCTATTTTTAATAGGTGATTCTACAGTAGCAGATAACGGTCAGCCTACAAAAACCGGTTGGGGTGTTTATCTACAGCAACACGTAGATACAACACGAATGACCATTTATAATAAAGCCCGTGGCGGTAGAAGTAGTCGCACCTTTAGATATGAAGGCTTGTGGGATGCCGTTAAAGAACAGTTACAGCCGGGGGATTTTGTGTTGATGCAGTTTGGTCATAACGACGGCGGAAACATTGATAAAGCAAAATACCGTGGTTCTATCAAAGGAATGGGTGATGAAACGCAGGAGGTGCAACGCGATAGCAGCGGCATTGAAACGGTACATTCTTACGGGTGGTATATGAAGCAATATATTAAAGAAACCAAAGAAGCGGGAGCGACACCTATCGTGCTCAGTATGATTCCACGCAACGATTGGTCTGACGGTAAAGTGGATCGTGCAGTAACAAGCTATGGGGGTTGGGCTAAGGAAGCTGCTGCGCAAGCCGGCGGTTACTTTTTAGACCTGAATGAAGCCGTTGCTTTAAAGTATGAAGAACTTGGAAAGGATAGCGTTGATGCATTTTTCCCCGATGATCATACGCATACCAACATAGCAGGTGCACAACTCAATGCGCGTATCGTTGCCCAACTTATAGAAGGATTACGTCAATCTGATTTGCGAGATTATATTTATATTCAGGAAGAAAAGTAA
- the fucP gene encoding L-fucose:H+ symporter permease, with translation MSKPVSIPVVPKKLMLPFILVTSLFALWGFANAVTDPMVQAFKKVLELSNSQAAWVQMAFYGGYFCMALPAALFVRRFSYKSGVLVGLTLYAVGALLFYPAATTGLFWFFCLGLYILTFGLAFLETTANPYILAMGDPSTATRRLNLAQAFNPVGLIAGLMVAKFFVLDLLQSDDVANFSALPETQKLLIKSADLMVIRNPYVILGLVVLAILILIAVNKMPQAKGEGALPSVKHTFANLFKNKKYTLGVLSLILYMGAQIGCWTYIYQYAESKGIASSTAANYQLVAFILFTVGRALGTYMLKFMSSGRLLFIFSALGGLFTLGVVVLEGTFGLYSLVMVSLFLSIMFPTIYGIALEGLKEEESKIGAAGLVMAIVGGALLPKLQGMIIDLGGVGVNDITVLGLSEMNFSFLLPVLCFILVAIYGNWIHKLGSKRSIR, from the coding sequence ATGAGTAAACCTGTATCTATTCCCGTAGTACCTAAAAAATTAATGCTTCCGTTTATTTTAGTGACTTCACTTTTTGCGCTTTGGGGTTTTGCAAATGCAGTTACAGATCCTATGGTACAGGCCTTTAAAAAAGTTTTAGAATTGTCTAACTCACAGGCGGCCTGGGTACAAATGGCATTTTATGGTGGGTATTTTTGTATGGCGCTTCCTGCCGCATTATTTGTGCGTAGATTTTCATACAAGTCTGGCGTTTTGGTAGGGTTAACACTTTATGCTGTGGGTGCTTTATTATTTTATCCTGCTGCAACAACCGGATTATTCTGGTTTTTTTGTTTGGGACTTTACATTCTCACTTTTGGTCTTGCTTTTCTAGAGACCACAGCAAATCCTTACATATTGGCGATGGGTGATCCGTCAACAGCGACACGTCGTTTAAATCTAGCACAGGCCTTTAATCCCGTAGGGCTTATCGCCGGACTTATGGTCGCAAAATTCTTTGTTTTAGATTTATTGCAGTCTGATGATGTAGCTAATTTTTCGGCGTTGCCTGAAACTCAGAAACTGTTGATTAAATCTGCAGACCTGATGGTCATACGCAATCCGTATGTGATTTTAGGATTAGTAGTTTTAGCCATATTGATTTTAATTGCTGTTAATAAAATGCCTCAGGCAAAAGGAGAAGGAGCATTACCAAGTGTTAAACATACCTTTGCCAATCTTTTTAAAAACAAGAAATATACATTAGGTGTACTTTCTTTAATATTATATATGGGTGCGCAAATAGGGTGCTGGACATACATTTACCAGTATGCAGAATCTAAAGGAATTGCCAGCTCTACAGCAGCAAATTATCAACTTGTCGCCTTTATTTTATTTACCGTAGGTCGTGCCTTAGGGACCTATATGCTTAAGTTTATGAGTTCGGGTAGATTACTTTTTATATTCTCGGCTTTAGGAGGTTTATTCACACTTGGTGTTGTCGTATTAGAAGGAACTTTCGGTTTATACAGTCTGGTAATGGTATCTTTATTTTTATCTATAATGTTCCCCACAATTTATGGTATTGCTTTAGAGGGGCTTAAAGAAGAGGAGTCAAAAATAGGTGCTGCCGGTCTGGTTATGGCTATTGTGGGAGGTGCTTTGTTACCTAAGCTTCAGGGAATGATTATAGACCTGGGTGGAGTAGGAGTTAACGATATTACCGTACTGGGCTTGTCTGAGATGAATTTCTCCTTTTTGCTACCGGTGCTATGTTTTATTCTGGTAGCAATTTACGGAAACTGGATTCATAAATTAGGGTCTAAACGTAGTATTCGTTAA
- a CDS encoding gluconate 2-dehydrogenase subunit 3 family protein, producing MDRRDSLKSLFLGSLGTGLLLTGCDPNLEVKEEDVAKAADDYFGRTPEELAYIEKLNSEQFFNEHEQKTLDILCALILPANDEYGSATEAGVPGFLEFMVKDIPALQTPIRGGLMWLDHTSNTLHNTEFIESSEENQKAILDTIAYPDADIPRNEQPMPVQFFTLMRNLTMTGYYTSKMGLEDLGYKGNQPNIWDGVPEEVLQKHGVAYDPDWIAKCVDQEQRGVIAEWDDNGNLIT from the coding sequence ATGGATAGAAGAGATAGTTTAAAATCCTTGTTTTTAGGTTCTCTTGGAACCGGACTTCTATTAACCGGTTGCGATCCTAATCTAGAGGTTAAAGAAGAGGATGTTGCTAAAGCTGCAGATGACTATTTTGGGCGTACGCCCGAAGAACTTGCGTATATAGAAAAACTAAATTCTGAACAGTTTTTTAATGAACACGAGCAAAAAACACTAGATATCTTGTGCGCTTTAATACTCCCTGCAAATGACGAATATGGCAGTGCCACCGAAGCCGGAGTTCCGGGGTTTCTAGAATTTATGGTTAAAGATATTCCGGCATTGCAAACCCCCATACGCGGAGGTTTAATGTGGCTTGATCACACCTCAAATACGCTACACAATACAGAATTTATTGAATCGTCAGAAGAAAATCAGAAAGCGATACTAGATACGATTGCATATCCTGATGCAGACATTCCACGAAATGAACAACCTATGCCGGTACAGTTTTTTACACTGATGCGCAATTTGACTATGACGGGATATTACACATCTAAAATGGGGTTAGAAGATTTAGGTTATAAAGGCAATCAACCTAATATTTGGGATGGCGTTCCTGAAGAAGTATTGCAAAAACACGGGGTCGCCTATGATCCTGATTGGATTGCAAAATGTGTTGATCAGGAACAACGCGGGGTCATCGCAGAATGGGATGATAATGGTAATTTAATCACTTAA
- a CDS encoding GMC family oxidoreductase, which produces MQLKESSKLYDVIIVGSGAGGGMATKILADAGLKVAVVEAGPYFDPAAPEQRTQLKWPYESPRRGASTVRPFGDFDSAYGGWDIEGEPYTQKGDSQFDWFRSRMLGGRTNHWGRISLRFSERDFKHHSYDGHGDDWPIGYEDVKPYYDKVDKLIGVFGSKENFENEPNGFFLPPPKPRLHELFYIKGAQKSNIPVIPSRMSMLTKKLNNDRGICFYCGQCSRACSVYADFSSGTCLIFPAQKSGGQIDLFVNSMVREITTNAEGKATGVSYINKEDRKEYKLKARIVILAASACSSARILLNSKSKQHPNGLGNSSDMVGKYLHDSTGASRSAFIPELMNRDTYNEDGVGGMHVYTPWWGDNKKLNFPRGYHIEVWGGMGMPSYGFGFNPNDLNHFFNQKVGGYGNSLRSDIKKYYGSTIGMAGRGESIAMIDNYCEIDPSTVDEFGIPVLRFNYKWSDYERNQAKHMNETFEEIVHNMGGQLLQDAPTKEQDYGLANPGRIIHEVGTTRMGNDPKTSVVNKFQQLHDVDNVFIVDAGPFVSQADKNPTWTILALSWRASDYIIEQLKQQNI; this is translated from the coding sequence ATGCAATTAAAGGAATCCTCAAAACTTTACGATGTCATCATTGTAGGTTCTGGTGCCGGCGGTGGTATGGCGACAAAAATTCTCGCTGATGCCGGTTTAAAAGTTGCCGTGGTTGAAGCAGGCCCCTATTTTGATCCTGCTGCTCCAGAGCAACGTACACAACTTAAATGGCCTTATGAATCTCCGCGCCGTGGCGCTTCTACTGTACGGCCTTTTGGTGATTTTGACAGCGCTTATGGGGGTTGGGATATAGAAGGAGAGCCATATACCCAAAAAGGAGATTCTCAATTTGACTGGTTTAGATCACGTATGCTGGGTGGTCGTACTAATCATTGGGGGCGTATTTCGTTACGTTTTAGCGAACGTGATTTTAAACATCACAGTTATGACGGTCACGGTGACGACTGGCCTATAGGTTATGAAGATGTTAAACCTTACTATGATAAAGTAGATAAATTAATAGGAGTTTTTGGTTCTAAAGAGAATTTTGAAAATGAACCGAATGGGTTTTTTCTTCCGCCTCCTAAGCCCAGATTACACGAACTTTTCTATATAAAAGGAGCTCAGAAATCAAACATTCCCGTGATTCCTTCCCGTATGTCTATGCTTACTAAAAAGCTAAATAACGATCGCGGAATTTGTTTTTACTGCGGGCAGTGCTCCCGTGCCTGCTCGGTTTATGCAGATTTCTCTTCGGGAACCTGCTTAATTTTTCCGGCTCAAAAAAGCGGCGGACAAATAGATCTTTTTGTAAATTCTATGGTGCGCGAAATCACCACTAATGCAGAAGGAAAAGCGACCGGTGTATCTTACATTAATAAAGAAGATCGTAAAGAATATAAGCTAAAAGCCCGAATTGTTATACTTGCAGCTTCAGCTTGCAGTTCTGCACGTATTTTACTCAATTCAAAAAGCAAACAGCACCCTAACGGTTTAGGAAACAGTAGTGATATGGTAGGTAAATACCTGCACGATTCTACCGGTGCGAGCCGCTCTGCTTTTATACCCGAACTCATGAATCGCGATACCTATAATGAAGATGGTGTAGGCGGTATGCACGTATATACTCCGTGGTGGGGCGATAACAAAAAACTCAACTTCCCGCGAGGTTATCATATTGAAGTCTGGGGTGGTATGGGAATGCCCAGCTATGGTTTTGGTTTTAATCCTAATGATTTAAACCACTTTTTTAATCAGAAAGTGGGTGGTTACGGTAACAGTTTGCGTTCTGATATTAAAAAATATTACGGGTCAACCATAGGTATGGCCGGCCGTGGCGAATCTATCGCGATGATTGATAATTACTGTGAGATAGACCCGTCTACAGTAGATGAATTTGGGATTCCGGTGCTGCGGTTTAATTATAAATGGTCTGATTATGAACGTAACCAAGCAAAACATATGAATGAAACTTTTGAAGAAATTGTACACAATATGGGTGGACAATTACTTCAGGATGCGCCTACAAAAGAACAGGATTACGGTCTGGCAAATCCCGGGCGTATTATTCACGAGGTAGGCACAACCCGAATGGGTAATGATCCTAAAACATCTGTAGTTAATAAATTTCAGCAATTGCATGATGTAGATAATGTCTTTATTGTAGATGCCGGGCCGTTTGTTTCTCAAGCAGACAAAAACCCAACTTGGACTATTTTAGCACTCTCGTGGAGGGCTTCAGATTATATTATTGAACAGTTAAAACAACAAAATATCTAA
- a CDS encoding ROK family protein has protein sequence MRNIYSDDRIVMTLDAGGTNFVFTAIQAGVEIVQPLTLPSNSSNLEVCLKTIIDGFNQVKAALKTKTPQAISFAFPGPADYKNGVIGDLVNLPAFRGGVALGPMLSELFKIPTLINNDGDLFAYGEAVAGMLPFINQEFANAGLLRTYKNLIGITLGTGYGGGIVVNNQLCLGDNSAAGEIWLTRNYLKQKTIVEESVSIRAIQRVYKEQSTESTALTPFDIYQIAKGQQVGNREAACKAFEEMALAVGESLANTLALIDGPVVIGGGIAGASDLIIPKIIAHLEGSIYDLNENAIPRSIASIYNIDTEHGLQTFLKNSEVKVTIPFSSKKSIYSKEKRIALGVSKLGTSRSICLGAYALALDYLDKTNLYA, from the coding sequence ATGAGAAATATTTATAGCGATGATAGAATTGTAATGACCCTTGATGCAGGAGGTACAAATTTTGTATTTACAGCCATACAAGCTGGTGTTGAAATTGTCCAACCTCTTACATTACCGTCTAATTCCTCTAATCTTGAAGTTTGTTTAAAGACTATAATTGACGGATTTAATCAAGTGAAGGCAGCCTTAAAAACGAAGACTCCACAGGCGATAAGTTTTGCATTTCCCGGACCTGCAGATTATAAAAACGGAGTGATAGGTGACCTTGTGAATTTACCTGCGTTTAGAGGAGGTGTAGCTTTAGGTCCTATGCTTAGCGAACTTTTTAAAATACCAACACTTATAAATAACGACGGAGATCTTTTTGCATACGGCGAGGCAGTTGCTGGTATGTTGCCTTTTATAAACCAAGAATTTGCTAATGCAGGATTGTTACGTACTTATAAAAACTTAATCGGAATTACATTAGGAACCGGGTATGGAGGCGGTATTGTGGTAAATAATCAATTATGTCTGGGCGATAATTCTGCTGCAGGTGAAATCTGGCTGACCCGCAATTATTTAAAACAAAAAACTATTGTTGAAGAAAGCGTGAGTATTCGGGCGATTCAGCGGGTATATAAAGAGCAATCTACAGAATCTACAGCATTGACTCCTTTTGATATATATCAAATCGCCAAAGGTCAACAGGTAGGAAATAGGGAAGCAGCTTGTAAGGCTTTTGAGGAAATGGCCCTTGCTGTGGGAGAATCTTTGGCTAATACGCTGGCACTTATAGATGGACCTGTGGTAATAGGTGGCGGGATTGCAGGAGCTTCAGATCTAATTATTCCTAAAATTATTGCGCATTTAGAAGGTTCTATTTATGATTTGAATGAAAATGCTATACCACGAAGTATCGCTTCCATTTATAATATTGATACTGAACATGGGTTACAAACTTTTTTAAAGAATTCTGAAGTTAAAGTGACTATCCCGTTTAGTTCTAAAAAGTCTATTTATTCTAAAGAAAAACGCATTGCACTAGGAGTTTCAAAACTGGGAACGAGCAGATCTATATGTCTTGGAGCCTACGCACTGGCACTTGACTACCTTGATAAAACAAATTTATACGCTTAG
- a CDS encoding SGNH/GDSL hydrolase family protein: MHTKAKFSLVTLLMIFSSLFHLKAQDWPNLQKYAEANATIDSTNSPENRVVFMGNSITEGWVRDDAAFFTENNYIGRGISGQTTPQMLLRFRQDVIDLKPEVVVILAGTNDIAGNTGPMTAEQTFGNIVSMAELAEANRIKVVISSILPAAKYPWKPKVESVKPINMINTMLKYYAKGKGFVYLDYFTAMVNTENGIKEGLAYDGVHPTLEGYKVMEPLAKAAIAEALK, encoded by the coding sequence ATGCATACAAAAGCTAAATTTTCTCTAGTTACACTTCTAATGATTTTCAGCAGTTTATTTCATTTAAAAGCTCAGGATTGGCCTAACCTTCAAAAGTATGCCGAAGCTAACGCCACTATAGATTCAACAAATTCCCCGGAAAACAGGGTTGTATTTATGGGAAACTCTATCACAGAAGGTTGGGTAAGAGACGATGCTGCTTTCTTTACTGAAAATAATTATATAGGTCGTGGTATAAGTGGTCAAACAACTCCACAAATGTTGCTGCGTTTTCGGCAGGATGTTATTGATTTAAAGCCTGAAGTTGTAGTAATACTCGCCGGAACCAATGATATTGCCGGCAATACCGGCCCGATGACCGCTGAGCAGACTTTTGGAAATATCGTTTCTATGGCAGAACTGGCAGAAGCAAACAGAATTAAAGTTGTGATCTCCTCAATTTTACCCGCGGCAAAATACCCGTGGAAACCGAAAGTAGAATCTGTAAAGCCTATAAACATGATCAATACGATGCTAAAATATTACGCAAAAGGCAAAGGTTTTGTGTACCTCGATTATTTTACTGCAATGGTGAATACCGAAAATGGTATTAAGGAAGGACTTGCCTATGATGGGGTGCATCCTACGTTAGAGGGCTATAAAGTGATGGAACCTTTAGCTAAGGCTGCTATTGCTGAAGCTTTAAAATAG
- a CDS encoding GH92 family glycosyl hydrolase, which translates to MKKILFVVLSCLVITVSNGQNALIQSIENPVDYVDPLIGSDSDPSLSTGNTYPAIALPWGMNFWTPQTGEMGNGWAYTYNARTIRGFKQTHQPSPWMNDYGQFSIMPVTGKLRFKEEERKSWFSHKAELVKPYYYSVYLADHDITTELTPTERAARFRFTFPQTDSASVVIDAFDRGSYVKIIPKERKIIGYTTRNSGGVPDNFKNYFVIVFDKEFDLTKTYKDSILSDALESTANHAGAIIGFKTKKDKQVNAKVASSFISYEQAELNLKEIGSDDFDTVKEKGRTLWNANLKRINVEGGTTDQFKTFYSSLYRSLLFPRKFYEYDATGKIVHYSPYNGEVRDGYMFTDTGFWDTFRALFPFLNLMYPELNAHMQEGLSNAYDESGWLPEWASPGLRNVMVGNNSASVVAEAYLKSGDAYTYDIENLYKALIHGANNEGPLDAVGRKGAEYYNKLGYVPYDVGINENAARTLEYAYDDFAIYQLAKALKKPKIEINLYKKRAMNYTHLFDSETSLMRGKNKNGKFMAPFNPFKWGDAFTEGNSWHYSWSVFHDMQGLIDLMGGEDKFVAQLDTVFCLPPVFDDSYYGFVIHEIREMQIADMGQYAHGNQPIQHMIYLYNYAGQPWKTQEWVRETMNKMYLPTPDGYCGDEDNGQTSAWYMFSAMGFYPVAPATDQYILGAPLFQKITLNLENGNTVEINAPKNSPENKYIETMKIDGKTYNKNWLSHKAMMKGMKIDFDMSTIPNTSRGTTKSAYPYSLSNED; encoded by the coding sequence ATGAAAAAAATACTTTTTGTTGTTCTCTCATGTTTAGTCATTACAGTTTCAAATGGCCAAAATGCGCTTATACAATCTATAGAAAATCCTGTAGATTATGTAGATCCTTTAATAGGCAGCGATAGTGACCCCAGTCTCTCTACAGGAAATACTTATCCTGCAATTGCATTACCCTGGGGAATGAATTTCTGGACGCCACAAACCGGTGAGATGGGCAATGGTTGGGCATATACCTACAACGCCAGAACGATACGTGGTTTCAAACAGACGCATCAGCCTTCTCCATGGATGAATGATTACGGACAATTTTCAATCATGCCAGTTACCGGAAAATTGCGATTTAAAGAAGAAGAACGTAAAAGTTGGTTTTCACATAAAGCGGAACTTGTAAAACCCTATTATTATAGCGTGTATCTCGCAGATCACGATATTACGACTGAACTTACTCCTACCGAACGTGCTGCCCGTTTTAGATTTACATTTCCGCAGACAGATAGTGCTTCAGTAGTAATTGATGCTTTTGACCGGGGTTCTTACGTTAAAATAATTCCGAAGGAGCGAAAAATAATTGGATATACCACGCGCAACAGCGGCGGAGTTCCTGATAATTTTAAAAATTATTTTGTCATTGTTTTTGACAAAGAATTTGATCTTACCAAAACCTATAAAGACTCTATACTATCTGATGCTTTAGAAAGTACTGCAAACCATGCGGGTGCCATAATAGGTTTTAAAACCAAAAAGGATAAACAGGTAAATGCAAAGGTGGCCTCTTCGTTTATTAGTTACGAGCAAGCCGAATTAAACTTAAAAGAGATAGGGTCTGATGATTTTGATACGGTAAAAGAAAAAGGCAGAACGCTCTGGAATGCTAATTTAAAACGTATTAACGTTGAAGGAGGAACTACGGACCAGTTTAAAACTTTTTACAGCAGTTTATACCGCTCTCTCTTATTTCCCCGAAAGTTCTACGAGTATGATGCTACAGGTAAAATTGTTCATTACAGTCCTTATAACGGGGAAGTACGTGACGGCTATATGTTTACAGATACCGGTTTTTGGGACACGTTTAGAGCCTTATTTCCATTTTTAAATTTAATGTACCCAGAACTTAATGCACATATGCAGGAAGGTCTTTCTAACGCCTATGATGAGAGTGGTTGGTTACCAGAGTGGGCAAGCCCGGGCTTGCGTAATGTTATGGTGGGTAACAACTCAGCCTCGGTAGTTGCAGAAGCCTATCTTAAAAGCGGTGATGCTTATACGTATGATATTGAGAATTTGTATAAAGCTTTAATTCATGGGGCAAATAATGAAGGCCCTTTAGATGCTGTAGGTCGTAAAGGTGCTGAATATTATAACAAATTGGGTTATGTACCTTATGATGTTGGTATTAATGAGAATGCCGCGCGAACGCTAGAATATGCCTACGATGATTTCGCAATTTATCAACTGGCAAAGGCTTTAAAAAAGCCCAAAATTGAAATTAATCTTTATAAAAAAAGAGCGATGAACTATACGCATCTTTTTGATTCTGAAACCAGTTTGATGCGTGGTAAAAATAAAAATGGCAAATTTATGGCTCCCTTTAATCCGTTTAAATGGGGTGATGCATTTACGGAAGGAAACAGCTGGCACTACAGCTGGTCTGTATTTCACGATATGCAGGGTCTTATAGATCTCATGGGAGGTGAAGATAAGTTTGTGGCACAGTTAGATACTGTTTTTTGTCTTCCTCCGGTTTTTGACGATAGCTATTATGGCTTTGTGATTCACGAAATTCGAGAAATGCAAATTGCAGATATGGGGCAATATGCTCACGGAAACCAACCCATACAACATATGATTTACCTATATAATTATGCCGGTCAACCCTGGAAAACGCAAGAATGGGTGCGCGAGACGATGAACAAGATGTATTTACCCACGCCAGACGGTTATTGCGGTGATGAAGATAATGGGCAAACTTCGGCCTGGTATATGTTTTCTGCAATGGGCTTCTACCCGGTTGCTCCCGCTACAGATCAGTACATTTTAGGTGCTCCCCTATTTCAAAAAATCACATTAAATCTTGAAAATGGAAATACAGTAGAAATTAACGCTCCTAAAAATAGCCCGGAAAATAAGTATATTGAAACTATGAAAATTGATGGTAAGACCTATAATAAAAACTGGCTGAGCCATAAAGCTATGATGAAGGGAATGAAAATTGATTTTGATATGAGTACTATACCAAATACCTCTCGTGGAACCACAAAATCAGCATATCCTTACTCGCTTTCAAACGAAGATTAA
- a CDS encoding Gfo/Idh/MocA family protein, which produces MNGNKNSSSSPRRDFIKKASIASLGISIVPRHVLGGVGYTAPSDKLLVAGIGVGGKGESDIKSFADSGKADIAFLCDVDDRRAASSRARFPKAKYYKDWREMLDKEEKHFDAVSIATPDHNHAAPAIAAMKKGKHVYVQKPLTHDIYEARKLTEAAEQYKVVTQMGNQGASNDGTRLMSEWFDAGLIGDIQEVYCWTDRPVWPQGIPWPKTAAPIPSELDWDLWLGTAPYKDYVGGLVPFNWRGWWDYGTGALGDMGCHLVEVPVRVLNLKYPKDVQCSVGSVYVDEFKRGYFPEACPPSSHVTMTFAQTDKTKGDVKLHWMDGGIQPARPEELGPNEVFGDGGNGVLFIGTKGKMMCGTYSRNPQLLPTSKTEQTTVPQKYERVAGQAEGHYAQWVEAALAGYGKKEVSSPFSVAGPLTETLLIANLAIRGFDVRKEREDGGFDYPGRYIEMLWDSDAMRVTNFEEANQFVKRSYREGWSL; this is translated from the coding sequence ATGAACGGAAACAAAAATTCCTCTTCTTCTCCAAGAAGAGATTTTATTAAAAAAGCATCTATTGCTTCTTTAGGTATTTCTATTGTACCACGACACGTATTAGGTGGCGTGGGCTATACAGCTCCCAGTGATAAACTACTTGTTGCAGGTATAGGTGTAGGCGGAAAAGGAGAAAGTGACATAAAAAGTTTTGCAGATAGTGGCAAAGCTGATATAGCATTTTTATGTGACGTAGATGACCGAAGAGCAGCAAGTTCAAGAGCACGGTTCCCTAAAGCTAAATACTATAAAGACTGGCGCGAGATGTTAGATAAAGAAGAAAAGCATTTTGATGCGGTTTCTATTGCAACGCCAGATCATAATCACGCTGCTCCTGCGATTGCTGCCATGAAAAAAGGAAAGCACGTTTACGTTCAAAAACCTTTAACACACGATATATATGAAGCTCGTAAACTCACTGAAGCTGCAGAGCAGTATAAAGTGGTTACACAAATGGGAAATCAAGGTGCGTCTAATGATGGCACGCGCTTAATGAGTGAATGGTTTGATGCAGGATTAATAGGCGATATTCAAGAAGTCTATTGTTGGACAGACCGCCCTGTATGGCCTCAGGGAATTCCGTGGCCAAAAACGGCTGCTCCTATCCCAAGTGAATTAGACTGGGATTTATGGTTGGGTACAGCACCCTATAAAGACTATGTAGGTGGTTTGGTTCCTTTTAACTGGCGTGGCTGGTGGGATTACGGTACCGGCGCTTTGGGTGATATGGGGTGTCACCTGGTAGAAGTACCGGTACGAGTACTCAATCTAAAATACCCTAAAGATGTGCAATGCAGTGTAGGTAGTGTTTATGTAGATGAGTTTAAACGTGGTTATTTCCCAGAAGCCTGTCCTCCGTCAAGTCACGTTACAATGACTTTTGCTCAAACAGATAAAACAAAAGGCGATGTAAAATTACATTGGATGGATGGCGGTATACAACCTGCTCGCCCTGAAGAATTAGGTCCTAATGAAGTCTTTGGTGACGGCGGTAATGGCGTATTGTTTATAGGCACAAAAGGTAAAATGATGTGTGGTACCTATTCGCGTAATCCACAGCTTTTGCCTACTTCAAAAACAGAACAAACCACCGTGCCTCAAAAGTACGAGCGCGTTGCCGGGCAAGCCGAAGGACACTACGCCCAGTGGGTAGAAGCTGCTCTTGCCGGCTATGGTAAAAAAGAAGTAAGTTCACCCTTTAGTGTTGCAGGACCTTTAACGGAAACTTTATTAATAGCAAACCTTGCTATACGCGGTTTTGATGTGCGTAAAGAACGAGAAGATGGTGGCTTTGACTACCCGGGACGCTATATCGAAATGCTTTGGGACTCTGACGCTATGCGCGTGACTAATTTTGAAGAAGCAAATCAATTTGTAAAGCGCAGTTACCGAGAAGGATGGTCGCTTTAA